ATATACGGGTAAAGGATTTTGAGGAGACCAAACTGCTTAATTTTTATAATATAGCAGGAATCCGATTTCAAAATATTGCCGCCAACGATGCGCTCATTTCTTCCAAACTCACGGCCATGGCCGCGGAGGGTTGGGAACTCGTTTTTGTAACCAGTGGAGTTGAGGCCAATGCCGGCGACAAGGACGGCCAAGGAATTTTTATTACCCGTTTTGTTTTTAAAAGGTAAACCCATTTGGGGTTGAAGGACAATGGCACTAAAAAATACAATTTGAACCTATTCGAAAAATGAACATAAAAAGCCCGGTCAATGACCGGGCTTTTTATGTTATCCATTTACGATTTTTTCTTGGTGATTGATGGACTCTTGGTGAATTGCCTTGAACATTTTCAATATAAACTCTTCACTGAGCCCCTTGCTTTCCCCTTCCAAAATCATAGCACCTAGAATTTGGTTCCATCGGTTGGATTGAAGCACGGCAACGTTTCTTTCCTTTTTAAGGGCTCCTATATTATCGGAAACCTTCATACGTTTTCCTAGGATATCAATCAGTTGGTTGTCGATCACATCGATTTGTGCCCTTAAATTGCTCAATTTGGAATTGTATTCCGCCTCAACATCGGTCTCCTTTCTTATTTTTAAATCCTTCATGATCTGAACCAATCTTTTTGGAGTTACCTGTTGGGCAGCATCGCTCCAAGCGTTATCTGGGTCGTAATGGGTCTCGATCATCAACCCATCGAAGTTTAAATCCAGAGCGGTTTGGGAAACATCAAAGATCATATCCCTTCTTCCCGTGATATGTGATGGATCGTTGATCAATGGTAAATCAGGAAATTTGTTCTGGAATTCAATGGCCATTTGCCACTCCGGAATATTTCTGTATTTGCTTTTTTCATAGGTTGAAAACCCACGGTGGATAGCTCCTAATTTTTTTACCCCTGCGGTATACAATCTTTCTATTCCTCCCAGCCAAAGGGCCAAATCAGGATTTACGGGATTTTTAACCAAAACGATCTTGTCCGTGCCTTCCAGGGCATCGGCCAATTCCTGCATAATGAACGGACTTACGGTAGATCGGGCACCTACCCAAAGTAAATCCACATCATACTCCAGGGCCAATTCCACATGAGCCCTATTGGCAACTTCCGTAGCGGTTTTTAGTCCTGTTTCCTCACGCACCTTTTGAAGCCATTTTAGACCCAAGGCACCAACACCTTCAAAATTTCCGGGGCGCGTTCTTGGCTTCCAGATACCGGCACGGTAATAATTTACATCGGTATCCTTTAACTCATGTGCTATCTTTAAAACCTGTTCTTCGGTCTCGGCACTACAAGGCCCAGCAATTACCAGTGGATGGTTCAAATTCATATCATCCAACCAAGATCTCATTTCTTTCTTGTTCTCCATTACTTCTTATTTATCGGTATTCCCTTTAATATTGATTTTATCTTGTTCGTATTGTTCATTTCGTTATAAATGCCATCAAAATCATCCACCAACAACAATTCCCTAAAATCCATCAGGTTCTGAATGTATTCATTTAAGGTCTCTATGACATTTTCCTTGTTCTGTTCAAAAATGGGTGCCCACATGGCCGGCGAACTCTTTGCCAAACGCACCGTACTTTCAAATCCACTGCCTGCCATGTCAAAAATATCACGTTCGTTTTTCTCTTTTTCAATAACCGTCTTTCCTAACATAAATGAGCTTATGTGTGACAAATGGGAGACATAGGCTATATGCTTGTCATGGGCCTTGGGATTCATATAGCGAATTCGCATACCCAATAATTGAAAAATTTCCAAAGCCCTTTCCTGTAATTTGAAAGCTGTCTTTTCCACTTCGCAAATAATATTGGTCTTACCTTCATATAGGCCGTGTATGGCCGCTGAAGGACCAGAAAACTCTGTTCCCGCAATAGGGTGACAAGCCAGAAAATTTCTTCTCTTAGGGTGGTTCGCCAATGCCTTACAAATAAGCTCTTTGGTAGAACCCGCGTCACAGACCACACAATCATCCTGTACGCTGTCCAATATTTTTGGCAATTCCTTCACCGTGGCATTGACCGGAATACTGACAAACACAAAATCGGCCTTATCCAAATCCTCATAAGTTGCCTTATATTCAATAAGGCCCAAGGCCAATGCCTCTTCCAAATGTTCAGGATTGGCATCGATTCCAAAAACCTTGGCCTCTGGCATTTTTGCCTTGATATCCTTTACAAAGGAACCTCCTATCAATCCTATACCGATTACAAAAACGTTCATAAGCCTCCCCTGGCCCCTCCCAAGGAGGGGAATTTTGATGTTATTATCATTTTTTCCAACCTGTACAACTTCATTTTATTCAAATCTTGAAATAGCCTCCTGTATCTTCTCTTTTGTTACACATAGGGAAAAACGGATATATCCTTCGCCATTACTTCCAAATATAGTCCCAGGTGTAATGAAGATATCCTTATCGTACAAAATATTGTCTATAAATTCCTCTGCCGATGTTATACTCGTTGGTAATTTGGCCCAAACGAACATACCTACGGCATCCTCATCATAACTACAACACAATTTTTTGGCCAATTGAAAAATGAGTTCCCTTCGTTCCTTATAAAGTTCGTTCAACTCACTATACCAAACATCTGAACTTTCCAAAGCGGTTATGGCACCCTTTTGTATACCATAAAACATACCGGAGTCCATGTTGCTCTTTACCTTTAACACTGCTTCTAAGAATTGTTCATTACCCAAAACAAAGCCTACACGCCAACCGGCCATATTGAATGTTTTGCTCAACGAATTCAACTCCAAACAAATCTCTTTGGCCCCATCGATAGCCAGGATACTTTTAGGATGGTCGTTTAATACAAAACTATACGGATTGTCGTTGACCAATAAAATATCGTTTCTTTTGGCGAAGGCTATAAGATTTGACAACTGTTCCCTAGTAGCCGTAGCCCCGGTTGGCATATGTGGGTAACTGACCCACATCAGTTTTACCTTGGTCAAATCTTGTGCCTCAAGAATATCCAAATCTGGGAACCAACCGTTGGCTTCCGTCAAATCATAATAAACAGGTTCCGCCTCCACCAATTTTGTAACCGATGTATAGGTAGGATACCCAGGGTTTGGTACCAATACTTCATCGCCCTTGTTCAAAAAGGCCATACTTATGTGCATAATACCTTCCTTGGAGCCCATCAAAGGCAGTATCTCATTTGCCGGGTCAACCACTACCTCAAATTTTCTTTTATAAAACGAGGCAATGGCATTGCGCAATTCTGGTAATCCTTGATAGCTTTGGTATTGATGTGCACCTTCCTCCAAAATGGCATTCTGGACCGTTTTGATAACTGCTGCGGACGGAGCCAAATCCGGACTTCCTATACCCATGTTAATAATGGGCCGGCCCTTGGCCATAAGCCCCCTTACCTCCCTCAATTTTTTGGAGAAATAGTATTCCTGAACCGATTCCAGTCTTTTGGCAGTTCGTATCATAACATGGCGTTTTTATATTCCCCTAATACCTTTATCTCTTCCAACATGATATTCAAAAGCGATTTTGCCTTTTCAAAATCATCGTAATTAGTAAATGTGACATCCACAAAAAACGAATATTTCCAAGGAGTCTCGATTACCGGGAGGGACTGAATTTTGGTAAGGTTTAAATTACAATCGCTCATTACATTCAGCACCGTGGCCAAACTACCACGCTTATGGTCCGTAAGAAACCGTAGGGACGCTTTGTTTATTTCTTCCTTAGGAAGCTCTTTGTTTTTTGTCTTTACAATAATAAAACGAGTGGAATTATTTTTGATGGTCTGTATGTCATCCGCTACGATGTCCAAATTATATAATTCGGCCGCAACCTTGGGCGCTATGGCCGCTACATGTTCCAATCTTTGCTCTTGAATTCGCTTGGCCGTTGCGGCCGTATCCACATCCTCTATCAACCTTATATTGGGATAATCCTTAAAGAATTCCTTACATTGAAGTAGGGCCATAGGGTGTGAGCTGACCTCTTTTATATCCTCAAATCTTTGCCCCTTCAACACCATTAAATTATGATGGATGTTCAAGTAATATTCCCCGATTATATGGAGGTTATTCCGGTGTACCAATGCATAATTGGGAATGATTGAGCCAGCAATGGAGTTCTCAATGGCCATAACACCCTTATCGGCCTTCTTTTGTAGTAATTGGTCTACTACCGCATCGAACGATAGACATTCTACCAATTCCAACTCCCCATCAAAATAGTTCTTCGCTACCTGATGATGATTGGACCCTTTTATTCCCTGTATAGCTATTCGTAATGCCACAACTTTTCCTAAAAAAAAAGTCCCGTTTTTCACGGGACTTTTATATTATATTTTTTTCAATACACTACAACAGTCCCGTACCTCTCTTAAAAAAGAAGTAAAAATAAAAACCGTTCCAGAAATATTGCTTTGTCATAATCTTTAAAACCGCGGCTAATGTAGTAATTATATTTAAATAGCCAAGAAAAGTCCTTAGACTTTTTTAAAAAATTAGAAAAAGTAGTGAAAATTTGATTTTAGCTAGAATCAAAACTTTAAGGCCAATCCCACCCCGTTATGATTGCTCGTTGGTACCAATTTAAAGGAAGTACGATTATCAAACTGTTTGTTATAGTTAAGGATTGCCTTCTTGGCGTTTTTGTTTGCCGAATGCATAAATATTAGTGCTATCGTAGCAAAACCAAGAGTGACATATAGTGGAGCTATAGTCTCATTAAGATTATCTGTATTTAATTTGGATGCCAACCAAAAAGCACCAACACCTTCGCCTAGTAGGGATATATAACCCAACGTAGAATAGGTATTTGACTTTTTCCAATACTTCTTAACCTCCTCGTTTTTATTAAACATTTCCCTTAGTTCCTGCTTGGTTATTCTATTGTCATCTTGATAATATTCAACACTCTATAAACCGGAAAAAGAAGTTATTTCCTGGGCCTGCACTTCAATGAAGAGAAAGGCTGAAAGGGCAAAAAAGAAAAATGTTTTCATAAAATTTTTTTTGGATTTAGAAATCCAATATCTGAAAAACCAATTAACTAAGGCCGACTCTAACTAAATATTTCGATAAACGGTTACCTAGAATTTTAAGGCCAAGCCAACTCCCGAATCGGAAGGGACTAACCTATAGGTGGTCTTTCCCAAACTATCGTTGAATTCCAAAATAGCATTTTTCTTATTCTTATTGGCCAAACAGTAAAAAATGGAACCTACCACTGCTGTACTTGCAAAACCAATGATTGGGGCCGTCGTTTCCTTATCATTGTTCTCATTGACCAAGTACCAAATACCAAAACCCAAATTGGCAGTTGCGGCCGCGAAGGTTACCCCAAACTGTTTTTTGGATTTTGACCAATACACTTCCGAAGCTGGATTGGAGTCCATGGCCATCCCAAATTCCTTCCAAGTCATTTTATCCTTATCCTGATAAAACTCATCACCCCACATACCTTGAAAAACGGTAATCTCTTGGGCATTGGATTGGTTTGTAAAAAATAGTATTGATACTAATGACGCAATGTATATTACTTTTTTCATGCTCTTTTTTTGTTTAAAATTAAATAACATTAATTAAACAAAATGATGTTTGGTGGGCTTTAACATGTTTTTAATATGCTTCCAGAAAATCGATATACTCAAAAACAGGATTAGTCTCTAAAAATCAACCGTCCATTAAATAGTTCCTCAACCTCCACAATCTCTGGCCGATTAAAGGAAATAACATCCCCATAACCTCGTAATACCCCAGAAATGGATTCTTGCGGATTTACCAATATATCATTGCTGCCCCTGTGATTTAGGGAAATAGATTGCGCTGTCAATTCCTGGGCCTCAATCCTGGAATCTCCTGCAGCAATGGTCACATTGAGATTTTGTGTGTTACCCCGTAGCTTAAAATAGGCTATTCCGTTGACGACTACAATTAAGTTTCCCGTATTAAGATGTAAATCAAATTCCCCATCCGTAGTTTCTGCTTCGGGAACAACAAAACTTTCTGAGAGTAAGGACAAACTTGGGAAGGATAAAATACCATCACTCTTTATTGAAAGACCCGTACTACTTCTAATTTCTGTAATATTTGGGGAGGTGACATAAACCGTTGTCAATCCGTACTCCCTAAAAAGATTACATCCATTTTCATTTCGTATAATGAGTCGTTCTCCTTCCACGGTCACAGAAACTTCTTCCTTTAGATTTTTGCCGGTTTCCAGTTCCACTTTTTGGGTGTCCCCTTCCTTGAGTATAAGTGCGACTTTTTCGAATACGGTTATCTTGGTGAATTCAGGGACTGCAACCTCTTCCCTTACTATTTCCCCAGCCGTCTGCAGGCAATCCGAAACATTATCTGAATTACAGGAAATAACGGCAATACCCATGAGACATAATACGACCCTTTGAAGAATTACACCCATCAAACCATTTCTAGTATGTTCCCTTTTTCCATCCATTCCTTATAACCGTATTCCAATCCCAAATTCCACAGCTTCCGCGGCAGCACCATGTGATTTTAGGGTAATGGCACCGAACATTTTGTCTCCAAAATACCGTTTTAAACCTATCCTATTATACATACGCCCTTCAAAATCGAACGGATAATATACGTAGTAGCCCAACTGGGTGATGACGGACATGCTATTGATAAAAAGTTCATGTCCCAAAAAGACCCCTACTCTTTTATAATCATCATCTGTCCGTACGTACATCTCGGGAAATGATGTGCCCTGAAACCGAATCAACTCCTTCAAAAAATTAGAAAAGAACACATCCCCTCCCAGTTGAATTGCACTTTTTCTTCCCAATCGTTTATCTGCATAGGCCGAAAAAATAAAAAATCCATATTGCCCGGAACCAATAACGTCGCTTTCATTGAGCCCGCCCCTCAAAATTAAGTTGTAGCGTATAGGCTCGCTTACTTTTTCCCTATCCGAAGTTTGTATATATTCAAATTCCTCGCCACCGTCCAAATCATAGGTCAGGCCCAGGTTTAATGCAAACGTATTCGTGGAAGTGTTGGGAGACCTAAAATTACCGTTGGAATAATGGATGACAGAAACCCCGGCCTTTAAACCCAATCCCGAAATAACATTTTCCTTGTGATAGTTCAGCATTAGATAGGTGGAACTTAAAAAATCCGACCCATAGGCGTTGTTCCTAAAATTTTCCTCCCTGTCATAGGGATTTGTGGTATAGGCAATCCCCTGCCCTATCCTAAACTGGACGTTCCTTTTTAAAAAGTAAAAATTGTAATGTGCATATAGCCCAAAATTCCTGCCCAATGTAGCATTGTTCATATCCTGATAAATGAACGAGGCCCCGTAATCCGGATAATTATAGAGTTCCTCCCATTCTTGGGATCCATATGTTTTTCTATTGTAACCCAAAATGAATCCTCCTGGATGATTGGTGATCAGATGCGAAATATCCGTATTATGAAGTAGGACCGAGCCATAGAACTGACTTAGGTCCAAGGTATGTTTTTTGACCTCCGCATCTTGAGAAAAACCTATCGTTCCCAATAGGGACAATAACAAAAAACATTGCTGTTTCATGGGGGTCAAAGGTAGTAAAGTTGGTTGTTAGTTTTTTGTTATTGGTTGATTGTATTTCTCAATTCAAACTGAAAATAATACTTGTACCCCTCTAAATAGTCCTATAGCTAAGCGCTTAAACTAAAAAACCTCTTTAGCAATCGCTTTGATATTGTCCGATTTTCCCATGGAATAATAATGTAATACCGGCACGCCGGCCGCCTTAAGTTCTTTAGACTGCTCAATGGCCCACTCAATACCAACTTCCCGTACTTCTCTATTATTTTTACAATTTTCGATGGCTTCGATTAAATCCTGCGGAATATCAATCCGAAATACTTGAGGTAACAATTGCAAATGCCTTTTGACCGCAACAGGTTTTATTCCAGGTATTATGGGCACATCAATACCTAAATTTTTGGCAGCTTCCACAAATTCAAAATACTTCTGATTATCAAAAAACATTTGTGTTACCACATAGTCCGCCCCCGCATCCACTTTTTCTTTCAGACGTTTTAAATCGGTTTGCAATGAAGGTGCCTCCAAATGCTTTTCTGGATAACCTGCCACACCTATGCAGAAATCTGGATAGTCATCAGAAGTAATTGTTTCATGCAAATATTCACCGTGGCTTAAATTCCGAATTTGGGTAACCAGCTCCTTGGCATAACAATGCCCACCTTCGGTTGGGGTAAAGTATTTCTCCTCTTTCATAGAATCACCCCGAAGGGCCATAACGTTATCTATGCCCAAATAATGACAATCCACCAAAACATACTCGGTTTCTTCCTTGGTAAAACCACCACATAATAAATGGGGAACCGTATCCACATGATATTTGTGCTGAATGGAGGAACAGATACCCACAGTACCTGGTCTCATACGGGTCACCTTCTTTTCCAAAAGTCCACCTTTGTCAATATACACATACTCTTCCCTGGATGTAGTCACATCGATAAAGGGCGGTTTAAATTCCATCAAGGGATCTATATTGTCATACAGTTCCTGTATGCTCCTTCCTTTGACGGGCGGTATCAACTCAAAGGAAAACAAGGTCTTTCCCTTGGCCTGTTCTATATGTTCCGTTACTTTCATTTATTAGATAACTTATCACTTTTATTTTTTATCGTTCCCTAAAGGTCGGGCTTTACACTATATTTTTATAAATCTGCCATTTATAAAAGATGCCGCTTCAATCCCTAAAGCAAATCAATCATCCGCAATATTTGGTGCAAGCCATTTTTTGGCCTTTTCCAAACTGATTCCCTTTCTCTGGGCAAAATCGACAACTTGGTCCTCCTTAATTTTTCCAAGACCAAAATATTTTGCTTCCGGATTTGCAAAATAGTATCCCGACACAGATGCTGTCGGCCACATGGCCAGACTGTCCGTTAGCTTTACCCCTATTCTTTCCTCTACTTGAAGTAATTCCCAAATGGTCAGTTTTTCCAAATGATCCGGACACGCCGGGTATCCCGGTGCCGGGCGAATTCCTTTATACGATTCCTTGATCAATTCCTCATTGCTTAAATTCTCATCCTTGGCATAGCCCCAATAGTTGGTTCTCACTTCCATATGCAAATACTCCGCAAAGGCCTCGGCCAAACGGTCTGCAAGAGCCTTCACCATAATGGAATTATAGTCATCCAGATTCTTTTCAAATTCGGCTGCAAGCTCAGCGGTACCAAAACCTGTTGAAACACAGAAAGTCCCTACATAATCCTGGATTCCACTTTCCTTTGGTGCAACAAAATCAGCCAAGGCATAATCTGCAACGCCTTCACGGCGCCGTAACTGTTGTCTTAGGGTTCTAAAGACGTATGTAGTACCGTCATCTGGATTCTTGACCTCGATATCATCAGCATTTACAGTATTTGCCGGAAACAGTCCAAAAACGGCCTTTGCCTTCAATAGTTTCTTGTCCAAAATCTCCTGCAACATTTCCTGGGCATCGGCAAAAAGATTGGTCGCCTCTTTTCCTACTATATTGTCGGTTAAAATATCAGGATATTTCCCATGCAATTCCCAGCTTCTAAAGAACGGGGTCCAATCAATAAAGGGAACCAATTTATCCAGTTCCTGATCTTCTATCACCTTTGTCCCCAGCATTTGAGGCTCTTTTATTTTAGCGTTGCCCCAATCTATTTTAAACCTATTCTCACGGGCTTGCGCTAGCGTTTTATATTCCTTCTTTACGGAACGCTTTAAAAACTTATCCCTAAAGTCATCATAGTCTTCCTTAATTCTCATTTTATAGGCTGCCGAAGTCTCTTTCTGTAAAAGATCGCCAACAACCGTTACGGCCCTAGAGGCATCGTTTACATGGACCACGGCCTCCTTATATTGTGGGTCTATTTTTACCGCCGTATGTGCTTTACTGGTGGTTGCCCCACCAATCAATAAGGGAATACTTAAGTTATTCCGCTGCATTTCCTTGGCCAAATGTACCATTTCATCCAAGGAAGGTGTAATCAATCCGCTAAGACCAATAATATCCACCTTTTGTGCTATGGCCTCTGCAATGATTCTCTCCGGTGGTACCATCACCCCCAAATCGATAATCTCATAATTATTACATGCCAAAACAACGCTGACAATGTTCTTTCCAATATCATGAACATCCCCCTTTACGGTCGCCATCAGTATTTTACCATTGCCTTCTGAGTCCCCTTCCTGTGGATTGGCCAATTTCTCCTCTTCAATATAGGGTAACAAATAGGCAACCGCTTTTTTCATGACCCTCGCCGATTTCACCACTTGAGGCAAAAACATTTTACCGCTCCCGAACAAATCTCCAACGACATTCATCCCGGTCATCAAATGGCCTTCAATGACTTCGATAGGTTTGTCCGATGCCTGTCTGGCTTCCTCTACATCCACTTCAATATACTGGTCGATCCCTTTGACCAAAGCCCTGGTTATACGTTCCTGTAAGGGTTCCTCTCTCCAGGAATTATCCACTTTGCTTTCCTTGGCCTTACCTACAACGGATTCCGCAAATTCCAACAATCTTTCGGTTGCATCCTCTCTACGATTCAACATTACATCCTCAACGTGCTCCAAAAGGTCCTTGGGAATATCGTCATAAACCTCCAACATCGTAGGGTTTACGATACCCATGTTCATTCCAGCCTTTATCGCATGATACAGAAACAC
The nucleotide sequence above comes from Maribacter algicola. Encoded proteins:
- a CDS encoding bifunctional 3-deoxy-7-phosphoheptulonate synthase/chorismate mutase type II, translated to MENKKEMRSWLDDMNLNHPLVIAGPCSAETEEQVLKIAHELKDTDVNYYRAGIWKPRTRPGNFEGVGALGLKWLQKVREETGLKTATEVANRAHVELALEYDVDLLWVGARSTVSPFIMQELADALEGTDKIVLVKNPVNPDLALWLGGIERLYTAGVKKLGAIHRGFSTYEKSKYRNIPEWQMAIEFQNKFPDLPLINDPSHITGRRDMIFDVSQTALDLNFDGLMIETHYDPDNAWSDAAQQVTPKRLVQIMKDLKIRKETDVEAEYNSKLSNLRAQIDVIDNQLIDILGKRMKVSDNIGALKKERNVAVLQSNRWNQILGAMILEGESKGLSEEFILKMFKAIHQESINHQEKIVNG
- a CDS encoding prephenate dehydrogenase — translated: MNVFVIGIGLIGGSFVKDIKAKMPEAKVFGIDANPEHLEEALALGLIEYKATYEDLDKADFVFVSIPVNATVKELPKILDSVQDDCVVCDAGSTKELICKALANHPKRRNFLACHPIAGTEFSGPSAAIHGLYEGKTNIICEVEKTAFKLQERALEIFQLLGMRIRYMNPKAHDKHIAYVSHLSHISSFMLGKTVIEKEKNERDIFDMAGSGFESTVRLAKSSPAMWAPIFEQNKENVIETLNEYIQNLMDFRELLLVDDFDGIYNEMNNTNKIKSILKGIPINKK
- a CDS encoding pyridoxal phosphate-dependent aminotransferase is translated as MIRTAKRLESVQEYYFSKKLREVRGLMAKGRPIINMGIGSPDLAPSAAVIKTVQNAILEEGAHQYQSYQGLPELRNAIASFYKRKFEVVVDPANEILPLMGSKEGIMHISMAFLNKGDEVLVPNPGYPTYTSVTKLVEAEPVYYDLTEANGWFPDLDILEAQDLTKVKLMWVSYPHMPTGATATREQLSNLIAFAKRNDILLVNDNPYSFVLNDHPKSILAIDGAKEICLELNSLSKTFNMAGWRVGFVLGNEQFLEAVLKVKSNMDSGMFYGIQKGAITALESSDVWYSELNELYKERRELIFQLAKKLCCSYDEDAVGMFVWAKLPTSITSAEEFIDNILYDKDIFITPGTIFGSNGEGYIRFSLCVTKEKIQEAISRFE
- a CDS encoding prephenate dehydratase, producing the protein MALRIAIQGIKGSNHHQVAKNYFDGELELVECLSFDAVVDQLLQKKADKGVMAIENSIAGSIIPNYALVHRNNLHIIGEYYLNIHHNLMVLKGQRFEDIKEVSSHPMALLQCKEFFKDYPNIRLIEDVDTAATAKRIQEQRLEHVAAIAPKVAAELYNLDIVADDIQTIKNNSTRFIIVKTKNKELPKEEINKASLRFLTDHKRGSLATVLNVMSDCNLNLTKIQSLPVIETPWKYSFFVDVTFTNYDDFEKAKSLLNIMLEEIKVLGEYKNAML
- a CDS encoding head GIN domain-containing protein, yielding MGVILQRVVLCLMGIAVISCNSDNVSDCLQTAGEIVREEVAVPEFTKITVFEKVALILKEGDTQKVELETGKNLKEEVSVTVEGERLIIRNENGCNLFREYGLTTVYVTSPNITEIRSSTGLSIKSDGILSFPSLSLLSESFVVPEAETTDGEFDLHLNTGNLIVVVNGIAYFKLRGNTQNLNVTIAAGDSRIEAQELTAQSISLNHRGSNDILVNPQESISGVLRGYGDVISFNRPEIVEVEELFNGRLIFRD
- a CDS encoding acyloxyacyl hydrolase yields the protein MKQQCFLLLSLLGTIGFSQDAEVKKHTLDLSQFYGSVLLHNTDISHLITNHPGGFILGYNRKTYGSQEWEELYNYPDYGASFIYQDMNNATLGRNFGLYAHYNFYFLKRNVQFRIGQGIAYTTNPYDREENFRNNAYGSDFLSSTYLMLNYHKENVISGLGLKAGVSVIHYSNGNFRSPNTSTNTFALNLGLTYDLDGGEEFEYIQTSDREKVSEPIRYNLILRGGLNESDVIGSGQYGFFIFSAYADKRLGRKSAIQLGGDVFFSNFLKELIRFQGTSFPEMYVRTDDDYKRVGVFLGHELFINSMSVITQLGYYVYYPFDFEGRMYNRIGLKRYFGDKMFGAITLKSHGAAAEAVEFGIGIRL
- the metF gene encoding methylenetetrahydrofolate reductase [NAD(P)H] encodes the protein MKVTEHIEQAKGKTLFSFELIPPVKGRSIQELYDNIDPLMEFKPPFIDVTTSREEYVYIDKGGLLEKKVTRMRPGTVGICSSIQHKYHVDTVPHLLCGGFTKEETEYVLVDCHYLGIDNVMALRGDSMKEEKYFTPTEGGHCYAKELVTQIRNLSHGEYLHETITSDDYPDFCIGVAGYPEKHLEAPSLQTDLKRLKEKVDAGADYVVTQMFFDNQKYFEFVEAAKNLGIDVPIIPGIKPVAVKRHLQLLPQVFRIDIPQDLIEAIENCKNNREVREVGIEWAIEQSKELKAAGVPVLHYYSMGKSDNIKAIAKEVF
- the metH gene encoding methionine synthase, whose amino-acid sequence is MESKQKKYLKLSGLEPLVVTPESNFINVGERTNVAGSKKFLRLIKEEKFEEALDVAREQVEGGAQIIDINMDDGLIDGKAAMVKFLNLVIAEPDIARVPIMIDSSKWEIIEAGLQVVQGKCVVNSISLKEGEAEFIHHAKLIKRYGAAVIVMAFDEVGQADNYERRIEIAKRSYYILVDQVGFPPEDIIFDLNIFPVATGMDEHKLNALDFIRATKWVRENLPYCSVSGGVSNVSFSFRGNNPVREAMHSVFLYHAIKAGMNMGIVNPTMLEVYDDIPKDLLEHVEDVMLNRREDATERLLEFAESVVGKAKESKVDNSWREEPLQERITRALVKGIDQYIEVDVEEARQASDKPIEVIEGHLMTGMNVVGDLFGSGKMFLPQVVKSARVMKKAVAYLLPYIEEEKLANPQEGDSEGNGKILMATVKGDVHDIGKNIVSVVLACNNYEIIDLGVMVPPERIIAEAIAQKVDIIGLSGLITPSLDEMVHLAKEMQRNNLSIPLLIGGATTSKAHTAVKIDPQYKEAVVHVNDASRAVTVVGDLLQKETSAAYKMRIKEDYDDFRDKFLKRSVKKEYKTLAQARENRFKIDWGNAKIKEPQMLGTKVIEDQELDKLVPFIDWTPFFRSWELHGKYPDILTDNIVGKEATNLFADAQEMLQEILDKKLLKAKAVFGLFPANTVNADDIEVKNPDDGTTYVFRTLRQQLRRREGVADYALADFVAPKESGIQDYVGTFCVSTGFGTAELAAEFEKNLDDYNSIMVKALADRLAEAFAEYLHMEVRTNYWGYAKDENLSNEELIKESYKGIRPAPGYPACPDHLEKLTIWELLQVEERIGVKLTDSLAMWPTASVSGYYFANPEAKYFGLGKIKEDQVVDFAQRKGISLEKAKKWLAPNIADD